A single genomic interval of Flavihumibacter rivuli harbors:
- a CDS encoding M16 family metallopeptidase: MIQFNRFVLPNGLKVLVHEDPSTPMAVVNVLYDVGARDEDPGRTGFAHLFEHLMFGGSINIPEYDEPLQRAGGENNAYTTNDLTNYYCQLPADNLETAFWLESDRMLSLAFSEKSLEVQRKVVCEEFKEHYLNKPYGDIWFKMREMAYEQHPYRWMTIGKELSHIEEATLQDVKAFFSKHYTPVNAILVVAGNVQTEKVRELAMKWFGDIPSGNRYERKLTAEPEQQEAKRMDITADVPVDAFIKTWHMPSRLDPDYYTVDLITDILGSGASSRLYQALVKEQQLFTNIDCYHFGSSDPGLVVIDGKLVKGVSPEQAEAAVEAQLAALKENGIAEQELQKVINKTESTMAFEDMSLMNRAASLAYYELLGDANLMNTEFSKYQAVTVEGIKEVSRRIFDEQKSHTLYYRASNKPSSVLVEAGDEEEEEEEEEM, from the coding sequence ATGATCCAGTTCAATCGATTTGTGCTTCCCAATGGCCTGAAGGTATTGGTCCATGAAGACCCATCCACCCCGATGGCGGTAGTGAATGTGTTGTATGATGTAGGGGCGAGGGATGAGGATCCCGGCCGTACCGGCTTTGCCCACCTTTTCGAGCACCTGATGTTTGGCGGTAGCATCAATATCCCGGAATATGATGAACCCTTGCAGCGCGCTGGTGGGGAGAATAATGCTTATACCACCAATGACCTGACCAATTATTACTGTCAGTTACCTGCTGATAACCTTGAAACAGCCTTCTGGCTGGAGAGTGACAGAATGCTGAGCCTTGCTTTCAGCGAGAAGAGCCTGGAGGTACAACGTAAGGTTGTTTGCGAGGAGTTCAAGGAACACTACCTGAACAAGCCTTATGGGGATATCTGGTTCAAGATGAGGGAAATGGCCTATGAACAACATCCTTACCGCTGGATGACCATCGGGAAGGAATTGTCGCATATTGAAGAAGCCACTTTGCAGGATGTAAAGGCTTTCTTCAGTAAGCATTATACACCAGTGAATGCCATCCTGGTGGTTGCGGGCAATGTGCAGACTGAAAAGGTAAGGGAACTGGCCATGAAATGGTTCGGCGATATCCCATCCGGAAACAGGTATGAGCGAAAACTGACGGCCGAGCCCGAGCAACAGGAGGCAAAGCGGATGGACATTACCGCCGATGTTCCGGTAGATGCCTTCATCAAGACCTGGCATATGCCATCGAGACTTGACCCTGATTATTACACCGTTGACCTTATTACGGATATCCTGGGTAGTGGCGCATCTTCCAGGCTATACCAGGCGCTGGTTAAGGAACAGCAGCTATTCACAAATATTGATTGTTATCATTTCGGTTCTTCTGATCCCGGATTGGTGGTGATAGATGGTAAGCTGGTAAAAGGCGTAAGTCCGGAGCAGGCGGAAGCCGCAGTAGAAGCCCAGTTGGCGGCATTGAAAGAGAACGGTATTGCTGAGCAGGAACTGCAAAAAGTGATCAACAAAACGGAGAGCACCATGGCCTTCGAGGACATGAGCCTCATGAACCGTGCGGCCAGTCTCGCTTATTATGAATTATTAGGGGATGCCAACCTGATGAATACAGAATTCAGCAAGTACCAGGCCGTAACAGTTGAAGGCATCAAAGAAGTGAGCCGCAGGATCTTTGATGAGCAAAAGAGCCATACCCTTTACTATCGTGCCAGCAATAAACCCAGTTCCGTTTTGGTGGAAGCGGGGGATGAGGAGGAGGAGGAAGAAGAGGAGGAGATGTGA
- a CDS encoding aspartyl protease family protein, which produces MRKKLYTRLLLLVLLAGYFQNVRSQEYFSQPSSRQLARIPFKLYSGGVVLLRATLDQLPDTLNFILDTGSGGISLDSTTVESLGIKTEASDRTIRGIAGLKQVRFANNHSLNFTGLRVDSLNFHINDYDILSSVYGEHIDGIIGYSFLSRYIVKLDYDSLIMTVSTRGAIKYPKGGYLIRPNLATIPVTTNRMTESRTITNRFFFDTGAGLCLLFNSDFVEDSTVFSSRKKMYTTQAEGLGGKTYMKLTTTKEFRIGPYKFRKVPTYIFDDEFNVTSYPYLGGLVGNDILRRFNVIFNYERRDIYLMPNKHFREDFDYSYTGLGFYQINGSVVITDIMQGSPAAESGFKEGDVILAINNVVGKGIQTYRNMLQTPGERLKFLIQREGKLYEVYMRVGSILKK; this is translated from the coding sequence TTGAGAAAAAAGCTCTACACCCGCCTCTTACTCCTTGTCCTTTTAGCCGGTTATTTCCAGAATGTCCGGAGTCAGGAGTATTTCTCCCAGCCATCATCCAGGCAATTGGCCAGGATACCATTCAAGTTGTATAGCGGAGGTGTAGTATTGCTGAGGGCAACACTCGATCAATTGCCCGACACACTCAATTTCATTCTTGACACCGGTAGCGGGGGCATTTCCCTTGACTCCACCACAGTGGAGAGCCTCGGCATCAAAACAGAAGCGTCCGATCGGACCATCCGCGGCATAGCCGGCCTGAAGCAGGTGAGGTTCGCCAATAACCATAGCCTCAATTTTACCGGCCTGCGGGTGGATAGCCTGAATTTCCATATCAATGACTATGATATCCTTTCCAGTGTTTATGGGGAACATATCGATGGTATCATCGGCTACAGTTTCCTTTCCAGGTATATTGTCAAGCTCGACTATGATAGCCTGATCATGACAGTCAGCACCAGGGGTGCTATCAAATATCCAAAGGGGGGCTACCTGATCAGGCCCAACCTTGCGACCATCCCCGTAACCACGAACAGGATGACTGAAAGCCGGACCATTACCAACAGGTTCTTTTTTGACACTGGTGCCGGTCTCTGTTTACTGTTCAACAGTGATTTCGTGGAAGACAGTACCGTATTCAGTTCCAGGAAGAAGATGTATACCACACAGGCAGAAGGGTTAGGCGGGAAGACCTATATGAAACTTACCACCACCAAGGAATTCCGGATAGGACCGTATAAGTTCAGGAAAGTGCCTACCTATATCTTCGATGACGAGTTCAATGTAACCTCCTACCCCTATCTGGGCGGGCTGGTAGGAAATGATATCCTGCGAAGGTTCAATGTGATCTTCAATTATGAAAGAAGGGATATCTACCTCATGCCCAATAAGCATTTCAGGGAAGATTTTGATTATTCCTATACCGGCCTTGGTTTTTACCAGATCAATGGCAGTGTGGTGATCACCGATATCATGCAAGGATCTCCGGCTGCTGAGTCCGGCTTTAAGGAAGGGGATGTGATCCTGGCCATCAATAATGTGGTGGGAAAAGGTATCCAGACCTACCGGAATATGCTCCAGACCCCGGGCGAGCGCCTTAAGTTCCTGATCCAACGGGAGGGTAAACTCTATGAGGTGTACATGCGTGTGGGCTCCATCCTTAAGAAATAG
- the mqnC gene encoding cyclic dehypoxanthinyl futalosine synthase has product MQLSELYRKAMNFEFLSVEEGVFLYHNAPLAELMQIANELRKIQVPHGKVTWIIDRNMNTTNVCIANCKFCNFYRIPGHEEAYVTDIETYKRKIEETFRYGGEQLLLQGGHHPGLGLAYYVDLFKQLKQLFPKLKLHALGPPEVAHITKLEKSTHHEVLKALKEAGMDSLPGPGAEILVDRVRRLISKGKCGAQEWLDIMHEAHKLDLTTSATMMFGHVETIEERFEHLVKLREVQAKKPEHAKGFIAFIPWTFQDVDTLLARIRGVHNITTPEEYVRMIALSRIMLPNVKNIQASWLTVGKETAQLCLHAGANDFGSIMIEENVVSAAGAPHRFTYKGIQDAIREAGFEPQLRNQQYEFREIPANIEEQVINY; this is encoded by the coding sequence ATGCAATTATCAGAGCTCTACCGCAAGGCCATGAATTTTGAATTCCTGAGTGTAGAGGAAGGGGTATTCCTATACCATAATGCCCCATTGGCCGAGCTAATGCAAATTGCCAATGAACTGCGGAAGATCCAGGTTCCCCATGGTAAGGTAACATGGATCATTGACCGTAACATGAACACCACCAATGTTTGTATTGCCAACTGCAAGTTTTGCAACTTCTATCGCATTCCTGGTCATGAAGAAGCCTACGTCACTGACATAGAAACCTATAAACGCAAGATCGAAGAGACCTTCCGTTATGGAGGCGAGCAGCTGTTATTGCAGGGCGGCCACCATCCCGGCTTGGGACTGGCCTATTATGTTGACCTTTTCAAGCAGTTGAAGCAGCTCTTCCCTAAACTGAAACTCCATGCCCTTGGTCCCCCCGAAGTGGCCCATATCACCAAGCTTGAAAAAAGCACCCATCACGAAGTGTTGAAAGCGTTGAAGGAAGCTGGCATGGATTCCCTGCCCGGACCTGGTGCAGAGATCCTGGTTGACCGGGTAAGGAGGCTGATCAGTAAGGGGAAATGTGGTGCACAGGAATGGCTCGATATCATGCATGAGGCCCATAAGCTTGACCTGACCACCTCAGCCACCATGATGTTTGGCCACGTGGAAACCATCGAGGAACGTTTCGAACACCTGGTCAAGCTTCGCGAAGTACAGGCAAAGAAACCCGAACATGCAAAAGGTTTTATCGCCTTCATCCCCTGGACCTTCCAGGACGTTGATACCCTATTGGCCCGCATCAGGGGAGTGCACAACATTACTACCCCGGAAGAATATGTCCGGATGATCGCTTTGAGCCGCATCATGCTGCCGAATGTGAAGAATATCCAGGCGAGCTGGTTGACTGTTGGTAAGGAAACGGCACAACTCTGCCTGCATGCGGGAGCCAATGATTTTGGCAGCATCATGATCGAAGAGAACGTGGTAAGCGCCGCCGGTGCACCCCACCGATTCACCTACAAAGGCATCCAGGATGCCATCAGGGAAGCCGGGTTTGAACCACAACTACGCAACCAGCAATATGAATTCAGGGAGATCCCGGCCAATATTGAAGAGCAGGTGATCAACTATTGA
- a CDS encoding DUF3570 domain-containing protein has protein sequence MRKLSLTVIGLYLGILAAFSQVKSPGTDSLYKKRKLQLDEVNLVSSYYHQDGNNAATTGGTGSEKLSDFSNAIEVKLINWDKKGRKQNWTGEIGIDHYTSASSDKIDPKTLSSASSADTRVYPSLGWSRENEKKRTTFGFGVSSSTEFDYQSFGLNAHFEKQTKDKSGEFGARAQVYLDKLKLIYPVELRDTPGGGEDGNHGYGRSSRNSMSGSLSWSQIVNQRLQVMFLLDLVYQTGYLGLPFHRVYFNDGTVHVENLPDTRFKLPLGFRANYFLGDKIILRSYYRFYKDNWGITSHTINLETPVKLTPFFSISPFYRYYSQSAVEYFAPYLGHDGSKEYYTSNYDLSKFTSHFFGAGFRITPMNGLFGWKHFNMLEIRYGHYSRSTNLNSDIISLNLKYK, from the coding sequence ATGCGAAAATTAAGTTTAACCGTTATCGGGTTATACCTCGGTATACTCGCTGCATTTTCACAGGTAAAATCACCAGGAACCGATTCCCTTTACAAGAAGAGAAAGCTCCAATTGGATGAGGTGAACCTTGTTTCCAGTTACTACCACCAGGATGGCAATAATGCTGCTACCACTGGTGGAACAGGTTCGGAGAAACTCAGCGATTTTTCCAATGCCATTGAGGTGAAACTCATCAATTGGGACAAAAAGGGAAGAAAGCAAAACTGGACAGGTGAAATTGGTATTGACCATTATACTTCGGCTTCTTCTGATAAGATCGACCCCAAAACATTGAGTTCTGCTTCCTCTGCCGATACAAGGGTTTATCCATCATTAGGTTGGTCCAGGGAGAATGAGAAGAAGCGCACGACATTTGGTTTCGGGGTATCCTCGTCAACAGAATTCGACTATCAATCCTTTGGCCTGAATGCACATTTTGAGAAGCAGACGAAGGATAAGAGCGGGGAGTTCGGGGCAAGGGCCCAGGTCTATCTTGACAAGCTGAAATTAATTTACCCGGTTGAGCTAAGGGATACACCTGGCGGTGGCGAGGATGGCAACCATGGCTATGGGCGAAGTAGCCGAAACAGCATGAGCGGGTCCTTATCCTGGAGCCAGATCGTCAACCAGCGATTGCAGGTGATGTTCCTGCTGGACCTTGTCTACCAAACAGGTTATCTTGGCTTGCCCTTTCATCGGGTTTATTTCAATGACGGAACGGTGCATGTAGAAAATCTTCCTGACACCAGGTTTAAGTTGCCGCTTGGTTTCCGGGCCAATTATTTCCTGGGCGACAAGATCATCCTCAGGTCGTATTACCGTTTCTACAAGGACAATTGGGGGATCACTTCGCATACCATTAACCTGGAAACCCCGGTTAAGCTAACACCCTTCTTTTCCATCAGTCCCTTCTACAGGTACTATAGCCAATCGGCCGTAGAATATTTTGCCCCTTACCTTGGTCATGATGGTTCGAAGGAGTATTATACAAGTAATTATGACCTTTCGAAGTTCACCAGTCATTTCTTTGGGGCTGGATTCAGGATCACACCCATGAATGGATTGTTTGGCTGGAAGCATTTCAATATGCTGGAAATAAGGTATGGGCATTACAGCAGGAGTACTAACCTGAACTCCGATATCATTTCCTTAAACCTGAAGTATAAATAG
- a CDS encoding DUF4266 domain-containing protein, with translation MQLIKSRSVGVALVLFMITQSFSCTAVKEFQKTRLNDGEMVLGNRKVEKTELSFQGYREGASGANAGKSGGGCGCN, from the coding sequence ATGCAGCTAATCAAATCAAGGTCGGTTGGGGTGGCCCTAGTACTGTTCATGATTACCCAATCCTTTTCCTGCACGGCAGTGAAGGAATTCCAGAAAACAAGATTGAATGACGGGGAAATGGTCCTTGGAAACAGGAAGGTGGAAAAGACAGAACTCAGTTTCCAGGGTTACCGCGAAGGAGCTTCTGGTGCAAATGCCGGTAAGTCAGGCGGAGGATGTGGATGTAATTAA
- a CDS encoding FAD:protein FMN transferase, which translates to MIATDHFATISPQVHRRVLKLMGNRFEITVILKDPRDAAFLIDAAVNEIRRIEKLLTTFNEESQTNLINRNAGIRPVKVYPEVFQLIQRAQRISTITQGAFDLSYGSIDKSLWNFDLGMKSLPDPESAREAVRLINYQHIILDEAEGTVFLKEKGMRIGFGGIGKGYAADRAKQILLNSGVKSGVVNAAGDLTAWGNLPDGSPWTIGIADPDASSQPFSALNISDMSVATSGNYEKFVTIDGKKYSHTIDPRTGMPVHGIKSVTIISPIAELADALATPVMVMGVQVGLDLVNQLAKVACIIIDEQDNIYTSDNIILSKCS; encoded by the coding sequence ATGATAGCCACTGATCATTTTGCAACGATCTCGCCACAAGTACATCGCAGGGTCTTGAAATTAATGGGCAATCGGTTTGAGATCACCGTTATCCTGAAGGACCCGAGGGATGCAGCCTTCCTCATTGATGCAGCGGTAAATGAGATCCGGCGGATAGAAAAATTGCTGACAACCTTTAACGAAGAAAGCCAGACCAACCTGATCAATCGGAATGCGGGCATAAGACCGGTGAAGGTTTACCCGGAAGTGTTCCAGCTGATCCAAAGGGCGCAAAGGATTTCAACAATCACCCAGGGCGCTTTTGACTTAAGTTATGGATCAATTGATAAGAGCCTATGGAATTTTGACCTCGGCATGAAGTCATTGCCCGATCCCGAATCCGCCCGTGAAGCGGTCAGGCTGATCAACTACCAGCATATCATTCTTGATGAGGCGGAAGGAACAGTATTCCTGAAAGAAAAGGGTATGAGGATTGGATTTGGGGGAATCGGTAAAGGTTACGCTGCCGATCGGGCCAAGCAGATCCTTTTGAATAGCGGGGTGAAAAGTGGAGTAGTGAATGCTGCCGGCGACCTGACTGCCTGGGGTAATTTACCGGATGGTAGTCCCTGGACCATTGGGATAGCTGATCCCGATGCTTCGAGCCAGCCCTTTTCAGCCTTAAACATTTCGGATATGTCGGTGGCAACTTCGGGCAACTATGAAAAGTTTGTGACCATCGATGGCAAAAAATATTCACATACCATCGATCCGCGCACAGGAATGCCCGTACATGGAATAAAGAGTGTTACCATCATCAGCCCAATTGCAGAATTGGCAGATGCCCTCGCAACACCGGTAATGGTAATGGGCGTGCAGGTTGGTTTAGACCTGGTCAATCAGTTGGCCAAGGTTGCCTGTATCATCATAGATGAGCAGGATAATATCTATACAAGCGATAATATAATCCTTAGCAAATGCAGCTAA